Proteins co-encoded in one Desulfuromonas sp. genomic window:
- the mnmA gene encoding tRNA 2-thiouridine(34) synthase MnmA: protein MAFEKKRIVVAMSGGVDSSVTAALLKEQGHEVIGMTMQIWDYGRFTAEHGDTFGSCCSLDDVHDARRVAEGLGIPFYVVNFEKDFQQQVIDAFCDDYFAGRTPNPCVLCNQVLKFELLLRRARELEADWLATGHYARIVEDGGAFSLRKGLDDRKDQSYFLYTLSQEQMKRVLFPLGGMSKDEVRAHAARFSLRVAEKAESQDICFVPDGDYVRFLEDERGAGKMDGDIVHVSGEKLGTHRGTYRYTVGQRRGLGIGWSEPLFVVGIDAEKRRVIVGERKHLERSELTVHQAHWPGKVPEGPLRALCRIRYRHREQPALITPLENGRARVQFDEPQQGVTPGQAAVFYEGDRVIGGGSIE, encoded by the coding sequence ATGGCTTTTGAAAAAAAACGCATCGTCGTCGCCATGAGCGGCGGGGTCGACTCCTCGGTGACCGCCGCCCTGTTGAAAGAGCAGGGGCACGAAGTCATCGGCATGACCATGCAGATCTGGGACTACGGCCGATTTACCGCCGAACACGGCGACACCTTCGGCTCCTGCTGCTCCCTGGATGACGTCCACGACGCCCGCCGGGTCGCCGAAGGCCTCGGCATCCCCTTTTACGTGGTCAATTTCGAGAAGGACTTCCAGCAGCAGGTCATCGACGCTTTCTGCGACGACTACTTTGCCGGGCGCACGCCTAACCCCTGCGTTCTCTGCAACCAGGTCCTCAAGTTCGAACTGCTTCTGCGCCGGGCCCGGGAGTTGGAGGCGGACTGGCTGGCGACCGGTCACTATGCACGCATCGTCGAGGACGGGGGCGCTTTTTCCCTGCGCAAGGGACTCGACGACCGCAAAGACCAGAGCTACTTCCTCTATACCCTGAGTCAGGAGCAGATGAAGCGGGTCCTCTTCCCCCTCGGAGGAATGAGCAAGGACGAGGTCCGGGCCCATGCCGCCCGGTTCTCCCTGCGGGTGGCGGAAAAGGCCGAAAGCCAGGACATCTGCTTCGTCCCCGACGGCGATTACGTGCGGTTCCTGGAAGATGAGCGCGGCGCCGGCAAGATGGACGGGGACATCGTCCACGTCTCCGGGGAAAAGCTCGGCACACACCGCGGCACCTACCGTTATACCGTCGGTCAGCGCCGCGGCCTGGGGATCGGATGGAGCGAACCCCTGTTCGTGGTCGGCATCGACGCAGAAAAGCGCCGGGTGATCGTCGGGGAAAGGAAACACCTGGAACGGTCCGAGTTGACGGTTCACCAGGCCCACTGGCCGGGGAAGGTTCCTGAAGGCCCCCTGCGGGCCCTCTGCCGCATCCGCTATCGGCACAGGGAGCAACCCGCCCTGATCACCCCCCTGGAAAACGGCCGCGCCCGGGTGCAGTTCGATGAACCGCAGCAGGGCGTGACTCCGGGGCAGGCGGCGGTTTTTTACGAGGGGGACAGGGTCATCGGCGGAGGCTCGATCGAATGA
- the nifU gene encoding Fe-S cluster assembly scaffold protein NifU → MYTDKVMDHFTNPRNVGEIENADGVGEVGNASCGDIMKIFLKVEDNVIKDVKFKTFGCGAAIATSSMVTEMAIGKTLEEAMELSNKAVAEALDGLPPAKMHCSNLAADALHEAIKNYQETHS, encoded by the coding sequence ATGTACACTGACAAAGTGATGGACCACTTCACCAACCCCCGCAACGTCGGGGAGATCGAGAACGCCGACGGGGTCGGGGAGGTCGGCAACGCCTCCTGCGGCGACATCATGAAGATTTTCCTCAAGGTCGAGGACAACGTCATCAAGGACGTCAAGTTCAAGACCTTCGGCTGCGGGGCCGCCATCGCCACCTCCTCCATGGTGACCGAGATGGCCATCGGCAAGACCCTCGAGGAGGCCATGGAGCTCTCCAACAAGGCCGTGGCCGAGGCTCTCGACGGCCTGCCGCCGGCCAAGATGCACTGCTCGAACCTGGCCGCTGACGCCCTCCACGAGGCGATCAAAAACTACCAGGAAACGCACTCCTAG
- the nifS gene encoding cysteine desulfurase NifS: MKKIYMDNNATTAVRPEVLEAMLPFFCEEFGNPSSVHWAGRAVTGAVEKAREQVAKAINCSPAEIVFTSCGSEGDNHALKGTVEALRGKGNHIITTTVEHPAVLNTCKFLEKQGVEVTYLPVDHDGMLDLEALEKAITERTILISIMWGNNETGNIYPIEEIGRIARKHKVRFHTDAVQAIGRVPVDMEKAAVDLLVISGHKLGAPKGVGALYIRKGTKMTSLIHGGHQERNRRAGTHNVPSIVALGAACELAVAHMDEEAPRLRRLRDKLQDGIFEAIPDVKLNGHPDLRLPNTLNVSFAWIEGESLLLNLDMKGIAASSGSACTSGSLEPSHVMGAMCVEITLAHSSTRFSLGPDSTEEDVDYVLEVLPPIVQRLREMSPLYKRDGSMTCEQCRIIKRK, translated from the coding sequence GTGAAAAAGATCTACATGGACAACAACGCAACCACCGCGGTACGCCCGGAGGTGCTCGAGGCGATGCTCCCCTTCTTCTGCGAGGAGTTCGGCAACCCCTCCAGCGTCCACTGGGCCGGCAGGGCGGTGACCGGAGCCGTGGAAAAAGCCCGGGAGCAGGTGGCGAAGGCCATCAATTGCTCACCGGCGGAAATCGTCTTCACGTCCTGCGGCAGCGAGGGTGACAATCACGCCCTGAAGGGGACTGTGGAGGCGCTGCGCGGCAAGGGGAACCACATCATCACCACCACGGTGGAGCACCCGGCGGTGCTCAATACCTGCAAGTTTTTGGAAAAACAAGGGGTTGAGGTCACCTACCTCCCCGTGGACCATGACGGGATGCTCGACCTGGAGGCCCTGGAAAAGGCCATCACCGAGCGCACGATCCTCATCTCGATCATGTGGGGCAACAACGAGACGGGAAACATCTACCCCATCGAGGAGATCGGCCGGATCGCCCGCAAGCACAAGGTCCGCTTCCACACCGATGCCGTCCAGGCGATCGGCAGGGTCCCCGTCGACATGGAGAAGGCGGCTGTCGACCTGCTGGTCATCTCCGGCCACAAGCTCGGGGCCCCCAAGGGGGTCGGCGCCCTCTATATTCGCAAGGGGACCAAGATGACTTCGCTGATCCACGGCGGGCACCAGGAGCGCAACCGGCGCGCCGGCACCCACAACGTGCCGAGCATCGTCGCTCTCGGGGCCGCCTGCGAGCTGGCCGTGGCGCACATGGATGAGGAAGCCCCGCGGCTTAGGAGACTGCGCGACAAGCTACAAGACGGAATCTTCGAGGCGATTCCCGACGTCAAGCTCAACGGCCATCCGGACCTGCGCCTGCCCAACACCCTCAACGTCAGCTTCGCCTGGATCGAGGGGGAGTCGCTGCTGCTCAACCTCGACATGAAGGGGATTGCGGCCTCCTCGGGCAGCGCCTGCACCTCCGGATCGCTCGAGCCCTCCCACGTCATGGGGGCGATGTGCGTCGAAATCACCCTGGCCCACTCCAGCACCCGTTTCAGCCTCGGTCCCGACAGCACCGAGGAGGACGTCGACTACGTCCTCGAGGTCCTGCCCCCCATCGTTCAGCGCCTGCGGGAGATGAGTCCTCTCTACAAGCGCGACGGCAGCATGACCTGCGAGCAATGCCGGATCATCAAGCGAAAATGA
- the cysE gene encoding serine O-acetyltransferase: MIQTLKEDLKVVFERDPAVRSVFEILFCYPGFHALLFYRLAHGLWRRNFFFLGRLLSHMGRFFTGIEIHPGARIGRGFFIDHGMGVVIGETAEIGDNCTLYHGVTLGGTSWAKEKRHPTLGDNVVIGSGAKVLGPFRVGDNSKVGSNSVVVKEVPDNSTVVGVPGRMVLAAGQKVDSARADLEHGELPDPVAKAVSCLFDQIRTLEGKLQDLTEEQVRLRKQLADAEQAKENA, from the coding sequence GTGATCCAGACCCTTAAAGAGGACTTGAAGGTCGTATTTGAGCGCGATCCGGCCGTACGCAGCGTATTCGAAATCCTTTTCTGTTATCCGGGGTTTCATGCGCTGCTCTTTTATCGCCTGGCCCACGGCCTTTGGAGGCGAAACTTCTTCTTTCTCGGGCGCCTCCTCTCCCATATGGGGCGGTTTTTTACCGGCATCGAGATTCACCCCGGCGCCCGGATCGGGCGGGGGTTCTTCATCGACCACGGCATGGGAGTGGTGATCGGGGAGACGGCGGAGATCGGCGACAACTGCACCCTTTACCACGGCGTGACCCTCGGAGGCACCTCCTGGGCCAAGGAAAAGAGGCATCCGACCCTCGGGGACAACGTCGTTATCGGTTCCGGCGCCAAAGTTCTCGGGCCTTTCAGGGTCGGAGACAACAGCAAGGTCGGTTCCAACTCGGTCGTCGTCAAGGAGGTTCCTGACAACAGCACGGTGGTCGGCGTTCCCGGCCGGATGGTCCTTGCGGCCGGGCAGAAGGTCGACAGCGCCAGGGCCGACCTGGAGCACGGAGAGCTTCCCGACCCGGTGGCCAAGGCCGTTTCCTGCCTGTTCGACCAGATCCGCACCCTCGAGGGGAAGCTGCAGGACCTCACCGAGGAACAGGTCCGGCTGCGGAAGCAGTTGGCCGACGCCGAGCAGGCCAAGGAGAACGCCTGA
- the ilvA gene encoding threonine ammonia-lyase, biosynthetic: MQKMLKRILTSRVYEAAVETPLEEAPTLSASLENKVLLKREDLQPVFSFKLRGAYNKIAHLPGEDLRRGVITASAGNHAQGVAYSARMLGIPAVIVMPATTPQIKIDAVRRMEAEVVLHGDNYSEAQDHCDRLVTERGMAFIHPFDDELVIAGQGTVADELVRQTAGRFDVVFVPVGGGGLIAGMAAYLKALCPEVRVVGVEPLDSAAMAASLEKGRRVRLDSVGIFADGVAVREVGKASFELCRRYVDEIVLVDTDEVCSAIKDVYHATRSIVEPAGALGVAGLKKYVRREGVRGKTLVAVNSGANMNFERLRYVADRTTLGERREALFAVTLPEEPGSLRRFCTEVLQERNITEFNYRLAGRRQAHIFVGISVGDEGERSSFGRQLANIGFESLDLTENDLAKTHVRYMVGGRSSEVSGEVLYRFWFPERPGALTRFLASMGESWNISLFHYRNHGGDFGRVLIGLEIPAEDESDFQAFLERLGYRYQAETKNPAYRLFL, encoded by the coding sequence ATGCAAAAGATGCTCAAGCGGATTCTGACCTCACGGGTCTACGAAGCCGCCGTCGAAACCCCCCTCGAGGAGGCCCCGACCCTCTCCGCCTCCCTGGAGAACAAGGTCCTGCTCAAACGGGAGGATCTGCAGCCGGTCTTCTCCTTCAAGCTTCGCGGGGCCTACAACAAGATCGCCCACCTTCCCGGGGAAGATCTCCGGCGCGGGGTCATCACCGCCTCGGCCGGAAATCACGCCCAGGGGGTCGCCTATTCCGCCAGGATGCTGGGGATTCCGGCGGTCATCGTCATGCCGGCCACCACGCCACAGATCAAGATCGACGCGGTACGCAGGATGGAGGCCGAGGTCGTCCTCCACGGAGACAACTATTCCGAGGCGCAGGATCACTGCGACCGCCTGGTCACCGAAAGGGGCATGGCCTTCATCCACCCTTTCGACGATGAGCTGGTCATCGCCGGACAGGGCACGGTGGCCGACGAACTGGTGCGGCAGACGGCGGGGAGGTTCGACGTGGTCTTCGTCCCCGTCGGCGGCGGAGGGCTGATCGCCGGCATGGCCGCCTACCTGAAGGCCCTCTGTCCCGAGGTGAGGGTCGTGGGGGTGGAACCCCTCGACAGCGCCGCCATGGCCGCCTCCCTGGAGAAAGGCCGCCGGGTGCGGCTCGATTCGGTGGGGATCTTCGCCGACGGGGTGGCGGTGCGGGAGGTCGGGAAAGCAAGCTTCGAACTCTGCCGTCGCTACGTGGACGAGATCGTCCTCGTCGATACGGACGAAGTGTGCAGCGCCATCAAGGATGTCTACCATGCCACCCGCTCCATCGTCGAACCGGCCGGGGCCCTCGGCGTGGCGGGGCTGAAGAAGTACGTGCGCCGCGAAGGGGTGCGGGGCAAGACCCTGGTCGCCGTCAACTCCGGGGCCAACATGAATTTCGAAAGGCTGCGCTACGTGGCTGACCGGACCACCCTCGGCGAGCGCCGCGAGGCCCTGTTCGCTGTCACCCTTCCGGAGGAGCCGGGCTCACTGCGGCGCTTCTGCACGGAGGTGCTTCAGGAACGCAACATCACCGAGTTCAACTACCGTCTCGCCGGGAGGCGGCAGGCCCATATTTTCGTCGGGATTTCGGTCGGGGACGAGGGGGAACGGTCCTCTTTCGGGCGGCAGTTGGCCAATATCGGCTTCGAGAGCCTCGACCTGACCGAGAACGACCTGGCCAAGACTCACGTCCGCTACATGGTCGGCGGGCGCTCCTCGGAGGTCTCCGGGGAGGTGCTGTACCGTTTCTGGTTTCCGGAGCGGCCCGGCGCCCTGACCCGCTTTCTCGCCTCCATGGGGGAGAGCTGGAACATCTCTCTCTTTCACTACCGGAACCACGGAGGGGATTTCGGCCGGGTCCTCATCGGGCTGGAGATTCCTGCCGAAGACGAGTCCGATTTTCAGGCGTTTCTGGAAAGGCTCGGCTATCGCTATCAGGCCGAGACGAAGAACCCCGCCTACCGGCTCTTTCTTTAA
- a CDS encoding Rrf2 family transcriptional regulator codes for MRLSTKAQYAVRALVSLNLFDEGSPISIKEIAAREEISLTYLEQLFVKLRRGHIVNSVRGPGGGYVLARPARDIRIDQIIDSVEETLVPVSCMDDDGTCSCTSQCVTHSVWQGLGERIRNFLSSITLEDLTREARGKIGQEQS; via the coding sequence ATGCGCCTTTCGACCAAAGCACAGTACGCGGTGCGCGCCCTGGTCAGTCTCAACCTCTTCGACGAGGGCTCGCCGATTTCCATCAAGGAAATCGCGGCCCGCGAGGAGATCTCCCTGACCTACCTTGAGCAGCTTTTCGTCAAACTGCGCCGGGGTCACATCGTCAACAGCGTGCGTGGTCCCGGCGGCGGCTACGTTCTGGCCAGGCCTGCACGGGATATCCGCATCGACCAGATCATCGACAGCGTCGAGGAAACCCTCGTGCCGGTTTCCTGCATGGACGACGACGGCACCTGCAGTTGCACATCCCAGTGCGTCACGCACAGTGTCTGGCAGGGGCTCGGAGAGCGGATCCGCAACTTTCTGTCCTCCATCACCCTGGAAGACCTCACCCGCGAGGCGCGGGGAAAAATAGGGCAGGAGCAGTCCTGA
- a CDS encoding acetyl-CoA C-acyltransferase: protein MDIEARKRVAVVGGMRTPFVKAGTAFSDLSQLTLSSHAVRGLLDRFPVRAEDVDLLVWGRVLHDPRISNLAREIVFDLGLPPSIRAHLVSNNCITSIHAITDVADAIEQGRSDIGVAGGVESMSTVPVLFGQEAGAIFLRAGMAKSAGERFKSLLRLRPRHLFPEPLSFKEPSTGLTMGQHAEVTAKEWNASRREQDEIALASHHRAAAATVDGRLKAEIHPLRGIDQDTIVRGGTSLEKLAGLRPGFDRSEEGTITAGNSSPLTDGAAAVLLMSEERAAAEGLKPLAFVKAVEYAAIDPAEGLLMAPAVAVPRLLQRVGLTLDDMDIVEVHEAFGAQVACNLAAWEKGWKEPAIGGVDRERLNPLGSSIAVGHPFGATGARIVSTLAGEMARRGSRYGLVSVCAAGAMAAAMILESP from the coding sequence ATGGACATTGAAGCGCGGAAGAGGGTGGCGGTGGTCGGGGGAATGCGAACCCCCTTTGTCAAGGCCGGAACGGCGTTCAGCGACCTGTCCCAGTTGACGCTTTCATCCCACGCGGTGCGGGGGCTGCTCGATCGTTTTCCGGTCAGGGCGGAGGACGTCGATCTGCTCGTCTGGGGCCGCGTCCTTCATGACCCGCGGATTTCCAATCTGGCTAGAGAGATCGTCTTCGACCTCGGCCTGCCTCCTTCGATTCGGGCTCACCTGGTTTCCAACAACTGCATCACGAGCATTCACGCCATTACCGACGTGGCCGACGCCATTGAGCAGGGGCGGTCGGACATCGGCGTCGCTGGCGGGGTCGAGTCGATGTCCACCGTCCCGGTCCTTTTCGGGCAGGAGGCGGGGGCCATCTTCCTGCGGGCGGGCATGGCGAAGAGCGCAGGGGAGCGTTTCAAGAGTCTGCTTCGCCTGCGTCCACGCCATCTCTTCCCCGAACCCCTCTCTTTCAAGGAGCCGTCTACGGGGCTGACCATGGGCCAGCACGCCGAAGTCACCGCCAAGGAGTGGAATGCCTCCCGCCGAGAGCAGGACGAAATCGCCCTCGCGAGCCACCACCGGGCGGCCGCGGCAACCGTCGACGGGCGCCTGAAGGCGGAGATCCATCCTCTGCGGGGGATCGACCAGGACACTATCGTCCGAGGCGGTACGAGCCTGGAGAAGCTGGCGGGCCTGAGACCGGGCTTCGATCGCTCGGAGGAAGGAACGATCACCGCCGGTAACAGCAGCCCCTTGACCGACGGGGCCGCCGCGGTGCTCCTCATGTCGGAGGAGCGGGCCGCCGCCGAAGGGCTGAAGCCCCTGGCCTTTGTCAAAGCCGTCGAATATGCCGCCATCGATCCCGCCGAAGGCCTGCTCATGGCTCCCGCGGTGGCGGTGCCCCGCCTGCTGCAACGGGTCGGCCTGACCCTCGACGACATGGACATCGTCGAGGTGCACGAGGCCTTCGGCGCCCAGGTGGCCTGCAACCTCGCGGCCTGGGAAAAGGGCTGGAAGGAGCCGGCCATCGGCGGCGTGGACCGGGAAAGGCTCAACCCCCTGGGCAGTTCCATTGCCGTCGGGCATCCCTTCGGGGCCACCGGCGCTCGCATTGTCTCCACCCTGGCGGGGGAGATGGCACGGCGCGGCAGCCGCTACGGCCTCGTTTCGGTCTGCGCCGCCGGGGCGATGGCGGCGGCGATGATTCTCGAAAGCCCCTGA
- a CDS encoding fumarate hydratase yields the protein MPDFTYQDPFPLAKDETKYYKIEGSEKFISVASFDGQDVLKVDPEALTVLANQAMKDVSFMLRPEHNEQVAKILRDPESSMNDKGVAMAFLRNAEISANFELPLCQDTGTATMVAKKGQNVWTGANDAEYLSQGVYKTYTEENLRYSQTVALDMYKEKNTGTNLPAQIDIMATEGEAYKFLFMANGGGSANKTMLFQETKALLTPEKLYDFLVAKMKTLGTAACPPYHIAFVIGGTSADACMKTVKLATAKELDGLPSEGNDHGRAFRDTALEAKLLEAAQKLGIGAQFGGKYFAHDVRVIRLPRHGASCPVGMAVSCSADRNIKAKITRDGLFVEEMDRNPGRFIPEQYRGKHSHGTQIDLDRPMSEILADLTKLEVGAPLLLKGTIVVGRDIAHSKFKEILDSGKPLPDYLKKHPIYYAGPAKTPAGKASGSFGPTTAGRMDSYVDLLQANGGSMVMIAKGNRSQQVTDACNKHGGFYLGSIGGPAAVLAEENIKKVECIDFPELGMEAVWKIEVEDFPAFILVDDKGNDFFKKLGL from the coding sequence ATGCCGGATTTCACGTACCAGGATCCTTTCCCGCTGGCAAAGGACGAGACCAAGTACTACAAGATCGAAGGCTCGGAGAAGTTCATTTCGGTCGCCAGCTTCGACGGCCAGGACGTCCTCAAGGTCGACCCCGAAGCCCTCACCGTCCTCGCCAACCAGGCGATGAAGGACGTCTCCTTCATGCTGCGCCCCGAGCACAACGAGCAGGTCGCGAAGATCCTGCGGGACCCCGAGTCGTCGATGAACGACAAGGGGGTAGCGATGGCTTTCCTGCGCAACGCCGAAATCTCCGCCAACTTTGAACTCCCCCTCTGCCAGGACACCGGCACCGCCACCATGGTCGCCAAGAAGGGCCAGAACGTCTGGACCGGCGCCAACGACGCCGAGTACCTCTCTCAGGGGGTCTACAAGACCTACACCGAGGAGAACCTGCGCTACTCCCAGACCGTCGCTCTGGACATGTACAAGGAAAAGAACACCGGCACCAACCTGCCGGCCCAGATCGACATCATGGCGACCGAGGGCGAGGCCTACAAGTTCCTCTTCATGGCCAATGGCGGCGGCAGCGCCAACAAGACGATGCTCTTCCAGGAGACCAAGGCGCTCCTCACGCCCGAGAAGCTTTACGACTTTCTCGTCGCCAAGATGAAGACCCTCGGCACCGCCGCCTGCCCCCCCTACCACATCGCCTTCGTCATCGGCGGCACCAGCGCCGACGCCTGCATGAAGACGGTCAAGCTCGCCACCGCCAAAGAGCTCGACGGCCTCCCCAGCGAGGGGAACGACCACGGCCGTGCCTTCCGCGACACGGCCCTCGAGGCGAAGCTCCTCGAAGCGGCCCAGAAACTCGGCATCGGCGCCCAGTTCGGCGGCAAGTACTTCGCCCACGACGTCCGCGTCATCCGCCTCCCCCGCCACGGCGCCTCCTGCCCCGTCGGCATGGCGGTCTCCTGCTCCGCCGACCGCAACATCAAGGCGAAGATCACCCGCGACGGCCTTTTCGTCGAGGAGATGGACCGCAACCCCGGCCGCTTCATCCCCGAGCAGTACCGCGGCAAGCACAGCCACGGCACCCAGATCGACCTGGACCGGCCGATGAGCGAGATCCTCGCCGACCTCACCAAGCTCGAAGTCGGCGCCCCGCTCCTGCTCAAGGGGACGATCGTCGTCGGCCGCGACATCGCCCACTCCAAGTTCAAGGAGATCCTCGACTCGGGCAAGCCCCTCCCCGACTACCTCAAGAAGCACCCGATCTACTACGCGGGACCCGCCAAGACCCCTGCAGGTAAGGCATCCGGCTCCTTCGGCCCCACGACCGCCGGGCGCATGGACTCCTACGTCGACCTGCTCCAGGCCAACGGCGGCTCGATGGTGATGATCGCCAAGGGCAACCGCTCCCAGCAGGTCACCGACGCCTGCAACAAGCACGGCGGCTTCTACCTCGGCTCCATCGGCGGCCCCGCCGCTGTCCTCGCCGAGGAGAACATCAAGAAGGTCGAATGCATCGACTTCCCCGAACTCGGCATGGAAGCCGTGTGGAAGATCGAGGTCGAGGACTTCCCCGCCTTCATCCTCGTCGATGACAAAGGGAACGACTTCTTCAAGAAACTCGGGCTGTAG
- the mtaB gene encoding tRNA (N(6)-L-threonylcarbamoyladenosine(37)-C(2))-methylthiotransferase MtaB yields the protein MSRTVSIATLGCKTNQFESAALEERLRSSGYRIVPFEEGADLVLVNTCTVTAATDSQSRNLIRRARRLNAEARVMVTGCYAQVDPEALRAIPGVAVVLGNEEKKDFLRYLQELGQDEVGRPPVAVSDIRQSAEASPLPISSFAERSRAFVQIQNGCDAFCSYCIIPYARGRSRSVPPEQVLAQLRRLAEGGYPEAVLTGIHIGGYGADLSPKTSLLELAGCIEAETAIPRLRLGSVEPTEIPDRLIEAVASSKILCPHFHIPLQAGSDSVLARMNRHYDTAFFRDLVLRISKSLPDAAIGLDVIAGFPGETEEEFSETLALVGALPVTHLHVFPYSSRPGTPAADMPGQVPGDVAKSRAARLRAMGEEKNRAFAERYVGQILEVVVEKGEGGVLRSGLTRNYLTVKFPGGEGQAGRLAEVLIEACGPEGLRGRLVLNR from the coding sequence ATGAGCAGGACTGTGTCCATTGCCACCCTCGGCTGCAAGACCAACCAGTTCGAGTCGGCGGCCCTCGAGGAGCGCCTTCGCTCCTCCGGCTACCGCATCGTTCCCTTCGAGGAAGGGGCCGATCTCGTCCTCGTCAACACCTGCACCGTCACCGCCGCCACCGACTCCCAGTCGCGTAACCTCATCCGCCGCGCCCGCCGCCTCAACGCCGAGGCGCGAGTGATGGTGACCGGATGCTACGCCCAGGTCGACCCCGAGGCGCTCCGGGCCATTCCCGGGGTTGCGGTTGTTCTGGGGAACGAGGAAAAGAAAGACTTTCTCAGATATCTCCAGGAGCTGGGGCAGGACGAAGTCGGCAGGCCGCCCGTCGCAGTATCCGATATCCGGCAAAGCGCCGAGGCCTCGCCGCTGCCCATATCGAGCTTTGCCGAACGCAGCCGGGCCTTTGTCCAGATCCAGAACGGGTGCGACGCCTTCTGTTCCTACTGCATCATCCCCTATGCCCGGGGGCGCAGCCGCTCCGTGCCGCCCGAACAGGTTCTCGCCCAGCTCCGGCGGTTGGCCGAAGGGGGATACCCCGAGGCCGTTCTCACCGGAATCCACATCGGCGGCTACGGAGCCGATCTGTCGCCGAAAACCTCCCTGCTGGAGCTGGCCGGGTGCATCGAGGCCGAAACGGCCATCCCCCGGCTCCGGCTGGGGTCGGTGGAGCCGACGGAGATCCCGGATCGGCTCATCGAGGCGGTGGCCTCCTCGAAGATCCTCTGCCCCCATTTTCACATCCCCCTGCAGGCCGGCAGCGACTCGGTCCTCGCCCGCATGAACCGTCACTACGACACCGCCTTTTTCCGGGACCTGGTCCTGCGTATCAGCAAAAGCCTCCCCGATGCGGCCATCGGTCTCGACGTCATCGCCGGCTTCCCGGGGGAGACGGAGGAGGAGTTCTCGGAGACCCTGGCCCTGGTCGGGGCTCTTCCCGTGACCCACCTCCACGTCTTTCCCTATAGTAGCAGGCCGGGGACCCCGGCGGCGGACATGCCCGGACAGGTCCCCGGAGATGTCGCCAAGTCCCGGGCGGCGCGGCTGAGGGCCATGGGGGAGGAGAAAAACCGGGCCTTCGCCGAACGCTATGTCGGTCAGATCCTGGAGGTGGTGGTGGAGAAAGGGGAGGGAGGCGTCCTGCGATCGGGCCTGACCCGGAACTACCTAACAGTGAAGTTTCCCGGCGGGGAGGGCCAGGCGGGAAGGTTGGCAGAGGTGCTGATCGAGGCATGTGGCCCCGAAGGGCTTCGGGGTCGCCTGGTGCTGAATCGCTAG
- a CDS encoding glycerophosphodiester phosphodiesterase, translated as MNSVYLCPPAPRLFAHRGASAASPENTLPAFRSAVAAGLPYLEMDVWSTADGVVVVHHDETALRLCGDPRRISDLSLAELQNLDAGHTFSPDGGRSHPFRGRGVIVPTLRQVLDAFPKARCNIEIKQAEPAAEELTVATIREAEAEERVLLAAEQDAVMKRIRECCGEIPTSFSRGEVAAFLEWIQGGCLGSYRPEGVALQIPEVFGTTRLVSPETIRAAHRAGLEVHVWTVNEAQDMERLLGWGVDGLMSDHPELLAATAGKIL; from the coding sequence GTGAACAGCGTCTACCTTTGCCCGCCTGCGCCGCGCCTCTTCGCCCATCGCGGCGCTTCGGCGGCCTCCCCGGAGAACACCCTGCCAGCCTTTCGGTCGGCGGTCGCAGCTGGACTGCCCTACCTGGAAATGGATGTCTGGTCGACCGCCGACGGCGTCGTGGTCGTCCATCACGACGAGACGGCCCTGAGGCTCTGCGGCGATCCCCGCCGCATCAGCGACCTGAGCCTGGCGGAATTGCAGAATCTCGACGCCGGGCACACCTTTTCCCCCGACGGCGGCCGCTCCCACCCCTTCCGGGGGCGGGGGGTCATCGTCCCCACCCTTCGGCAGGTCCTCGATGCCTTCCCGAAAGCACGGTGCAATATCGAAATCAAGCAGGCGGAGCCGGCCGCCGAGGAGTTGACGGTGGCGACGATCCGGGAGGCGGAAGCCGAAGAGAGAGTCCTTCTGGCCGCCGAGCAGGACGCGGTCATGAAGCGGATTCGGGAGTGCTGCGGGGAGATCCCGACCAGCTTCAGCCGGGGAGAGGTTGCCGCGTTCCTGGAATGGATTCAGGGGGGATGCCTCGGAAGCTACCGGCCGGAAGGGGTGGCCCTGCAGATCCCCGAGGTCTTCGGGACGACGCGCCTGGTCTCCCCGGAAACGATTCGGGCCGCCCACCGAGCGGGGCTGGAAGTCCACGTCTGGACCGTGAACGAGGCGCAGGACATGGAACGCCTGCTGGGATGGGGGGTGGACGGACTCATGAGCGACCATCCGGAGCTGTTGGCGGCGACGGCGGGGAAAATCCTCTAG